CCGCCCTGAGCACGGCCCTGTACAATCCCTATTCCTGGACCCTGCTCGTGGTGCTGCTGTTCTCCGCCATCACGGGCTGGAACCGCAAGCTGGATATCCCGGCGGCGGCGAACAACGCCTAGCAACCTCCTTGGGTGGTTGTCCGCTCGCCCCTCCGGGTGGACAACCACCATTCCCGCACTGCCATGAAACTTTTTCCCCTCCCTTGCGATCACAAAGCGGATCTGGCCTTTGCCGGACATATCGGTGTCGGGCACGTCAACAGCCACCAGGGCTTCGTCCAGGACGATGCCGCCGGTTTTGCCGCCCTGCTGGCCCTGCTCCTGCGGATATGCCCGCTGGATATGACCGTGACGGCCATCTGTACGGACGGGGACAGGCTGACGGTCTCTCTGGCCTGCGGAGGACAGGGACAGGCTTCCCTGCCCGGCGGTTTTTCTCCCTTTGAAGCGGACCTGCTGCAACGGGGCACGGGCCTCTGCGAGCTTTCCTCGCAGACCCTGGCCACCAGGGTCCTGGGCAGGATCCGCGGCCAGGGCATGGACAAAAGGGGGGCCGTCCTTATCCTGGCCCACGCCCGTGCCCTGCTGGACGCCATCCGCCGGCACTGGCCCGCCGGGGTCCGCCACATCACGGACGACATCCCCGGCAGCTGCGGTGAATTTCTGGGCGGCATGCTTTCTCTCGAGGGAACGGCCTGCGCCTGGATGCTGACGATCAATGCCTCTCCTGACGGCAGCGGACCGGTGGAAGACAGCGAAGGCATCCTGCCTGTGGGCAGCAAGGGGCGGCTCATGCAGGAACTGGGCATGTGCCGTATCCCCTGCATCGTTCTGGAATCCAAGGCATACAGCCCCGGCGACAGCGACGGCCTTGCGGCCAGCCGCCCCTGGATCCGCTGGAACCAGGACAGCGACAATCCCACCGTAGGCTGGTGTCTGGTACAGGCCGCCCGGCAATGCCATGCCCGGGCCGTCGTCAATGACAGGGCCTATCCCCGCCGTCCCGGTGAGCTTGACCGGGCGTCCCAGGCCCTGGGAGGAAAGATTTCCAAGCTGGGACAAGACTACGCCAGGGCCCGGACCTCCGCCCAAAAAGTCGCTCTGGCGGCTGCCCTCGCCGACATCCTGGAGCAGGAGATCGGCGGCACCTCTTTCATGAGCCAGGCTGTCCATGCCACAGCCGCCGGTGGCGGCCTCTGGCCGGGACAGGCTGCCATGCTCTCATTACTCGCCAGCCGGGAAGAATACAGATCGCTGAAAATGCTGATCACCACCCGGCAGGAACTTGAGCTGCTGGCCGACATCGCTCTGACGGCGGCCGTCCTGCTCCGTGAGCGACTGTCCGAAGCAGCGGCCTTTATCCGGGCGCGCACCCCCCAGCCGGAACCCGAGCGCCTTCTGTCTGAACTTTGCCTGCCCGCATAGCCTGCAGCCGGTCGTTGCCTGTGGATGACCGGCATATCCCCCCCTTCGATATATGCATCCATAAAAGGCCACGGGCAGGCGGCTCTTCTGTTCCCAGCGGTGGACAGAAGGGCCTTTTTCCCCTTCCGCTGCATGTCCCGCTGTATGGACAAAGGAGTTTTTTCATGGAACAGGGCACCATTCGCCTGAAGACCGGTCTTGCAGAAATGCTCAAGGGCGGCGTCATCATGGACGTGACCACCCCCGAACAGGCGAAGATCGCCGAAGAAGCCGGCGCCTGCGCCGTCATGGCCCTTGAACGCGTCCCGGCCGACATCCGCGCCGCCGGCGGCATCGCCCGCATGGCCGACCCCACCATCGTCAAGCGCATCATGGAAGTGGTGAGCATCCCCGTCATGGCCAAGGCCCGCATCGGCCATTTCGTGGAGGCCCGCATCCTTGAGGCCCTGGGCGTGGACTACATCGACGAGAGCGAAGTGCTGACCCCCGCCGATGACCGGTATCATATCGACAAGCGCGACTTCACCGTGCCCTTCGTCTGCGGCTGCCGCAACCTGGGCGAGGCCCTGCGCCGCATCGCCGAAGGCGCGGCCATGATCCGCACCAAGGGCGAGCCCGGCACCGGCAACGTGGTGGAAGCCGTGCGCCATTGCCGCCAGGTCATGGACGAGATCCGCGTGCTCTGCTCCCTGCCCGAGGCCGAAGTGCCCAATTTCGCCAAGGAAAACGGCGCTCCCCTGGAAGTCTGCCTGGCCGTGCGCAAGGAAGGCCGCCTGCCTGTGGTGAACTTTGCCGCCGGCGGCATCGCCACCCCCGCCGACGCCGCCATGATGATGCATCTGGGCTGCGACGGCGTGTTCGTGGGCTCCGGCATCTTCAAGTCCGGCGATCCGGCCAAGCGTGCCCGCGCCATCGTGCAGGCCGTGACCAACTACAAGGACTATGCCCTGCTGGCCGAGATCTCCCGCGACCTGGGCGAAGCCATGGTGGGCATCGACATCTCCACCATCCCGCCGGCCGAACGCATGCAGGAGCGGGGCTGGTAGCATGGCCCGTATCGGAGTCCTGGCCCTGCAGGGGGCCTTCCGCGAACATGCCGCGGCACTGCGCCGTCTGGGCGCCGATGTCCGCGAAGTACGCCAGCTCAAGGACATGGAAGGCCTTGAGGGCATGGTCATCCCCGGCGGCGAAAGCACCACCATCGGCAAGCTGCTGGTGGAATGGGACATGCTGGAACCGCTGCGCCGGCGCATCCTGGACGGCATGCCCGTCTACGGCAGCTGCGCGGGCCTGATCCTGCTCTGCAAGGAGATCGAAGGCTCCGGCCAGCCGCGCCTGGGCGTGCTGGACGCCACCGTGCGCCGCAACGCCTTCGGCCGTCAGGTGGACAGCTTCGAGACCGACCTGCACATCGACGGTCTGGCCGGCGGGCCCCTGCGGGCCGTGTTCATCCGCGCGCCGCTCATCAGCCGCGTGGGCGAGGACGTGCAGGTGCTGGCCCGTCTGGACGCCGACCGCGGCGAACGCATCGTGGCCGTGCGCCAGGGCCATGTGCTGGCCACCTCCTTCCACCCCGAACTGACCCCGGACCTGCGCCTGCACCGGTACTTCCTGGACATGCTGGCCTGATCCGCGGCACTTGCCGTCACACAACGGGCCCCGCGCCGGACATTCGCTGTTCCGCGCGGGGCTTTCCGTCTTCATGCTCCGACGGACGGCGGCAGCAGGGCTCCCGTCGCCTTTCCCTTCAAGACGCTCCGGCCCGTCGCCTGACGCTGCATCACGGCGCTCCTTCCCCGGGCGGCATCCGGCGCACGCCCCACCGGGCGGGGCTTGCCCTCCCCGGCCCTGCCCGGCACCAGCGCAGGGCGGCCTGCGGGGAACGCTCCCCCAGCGGGGGGCTTTCCTTTTCCGCGCGAACATGCAAGATTCGTCCCACGGCCCCCGACGCACGGCCGCACGGGCACGGCCGCACCCGCCGACACAGGAGCTCCCATGACCAATACCACCCTGACCGCCATCGACGGCCTGCTGGCAGGCCATGCCACGGACGAACGGAACCATACCGGCTGCACCGCCATCCTTTGCCCGCAGGGCTTCACCCCGGGCATCGCCGTGCCGGGCTTCGCGCCGGGCTGCCGCGAGACGGAGCTCATGCGGCCCGAAGCCCAGGTGGACACCGTGCACGGCCTGCTGCTGGCCGGGGGCAGCGCCTTCGGCCTGGCCGCCGCCGACGGTGTCATGCGCTTTTTGCGCGAACAGGGGCACGGTTTTGCCATGCCCCACGGCGTCATCCCCATCGTCCCGGGGGCCGTCATCTACGATCTGGACATGAATGCCCGGCCGGGCGTGCTGCCCGATGCGGCCATGGGCTATGCCGCGGCCCGGGCGGCTTCTGCGGCGCCGCTGGCCGAAGGGGCCGTGGGAGCGGCCTGCGGGGCCCGCTGCGGTCGCCTGTTCTGCCTTTGCCGGGATGCCGCGGGCAGGCCGCTGGACCTTTCGGACAAGAGCGGCCTGGGCAGCCTGTGCCTGGAGCGGCAGGGCATACGAGTGGCGGCCCTGGTGGTCCTCAACGCGCTGGGCAATGTCTATGACGCCCAGGGGCGCTTCCTGGCCGGGGGACGCTACGCCGACGGCACGCCCGTGCCCCATGACCGGGCCCTGGACGCGCTGGCCGGAGACGTCCCCACCGGCAACACCGTGCTCACCGTGGTGGCCACCAATGTCCCCCTGGACAAGACCCGGTGCAGCCGACTGGCCCGCATGGCCGCCACCGGGCTGGCCCGGCACATCGTCCCCGCGCACATGCTCTTCGACGGTGACATCGTGTTCGCGCTGGCCAGCAAACAGCCCCTGCCCGACGGGCACGGCCCCTGGAACGAGCTTTTGCTGGGGGCCCTGGCCGCCGATGCCGTGGCAGGAGCCGTCTGCCGTGCCGCCCGGCCGGCGATGTTCGCGTAAGGCCGCATCACGGGGGAGACCTTTCCGGGCAAAGGGCCCTCCTTCCCTGCCCTCCGCGTTTTCCCGGCATGTTTTTCTGAAGAACTGCCGAGACAAGACAACGTTCCCCGCAGAAAAACAGACCGGGCCCGGATCATCACCAGCAGCCTGAAGCGTATCCTGCGAAGTATCGAAGCCGCCTGCCATGCGGGTGGCTTTTCGTTTCGCGCCGTGACGCCCAGCAGGCTGGAGCCCAAAACACAAAAAGGCCCCCGGTTTCCCGGGGGCCTCCATTATGCAGCTATGCAGCGAGGACTACAGGGCGGCCTTGTAGATGGCGGCCACGGCGGCGTCGCTCATGATGCGCGGGTTGGTCAGACCGCAGGCGTCCTTCTGGGCGTTGGCGGTCATGGTGGGGATGTCTTCTTCCTTCACTTCCTTGCCGTACTTCTTGCCCAGGGCGATCAGGCCTTCCGGGATGCCCACGTCCTTGGACAGGATGCGGATGGCCTTGATGGCAGCCTGCGAAGCGTCGGTGGGGCTCAGGCCGTCCACGCGTTCGCCCAGCAGCTTGGCGATGCGGCCAAAGCGGCGGCGGCTGGAGATCAGGTTGTACTCGCACACATGGGGCAGCAGGATGGCGTTGCATTCGCCGTGCGGCAGGTCATAGAAGCCGCCCAGCTGGTGAGCCATGGCGTGCACGTGGCCCAGGCTGGCGTTGTTGAAGGCCATACCGGCCAGGTACTGGGCATAGCACATGCCTTCGCGGGCTTCCATGTCCTTGCCGTTGGCAACGGCGCGGCGCAGATAGCGGTTGATGTATTCCATGGCCTTTTCGGCACAGGCGTCGGTCATGGGAGTGGCAGCGGTGGAAACATAGGCTTCCACGGCGTGGGTCAGGGCGTCCATACCGGTAGCGGCGGTCAGGGACGGCGGCATGCCCATCATCAGGACCGGGTCGTCGATGGCGACGCTGGGGGTGCAGCGCCAGTCGACGATGGCCATCTTCACCTTGCGGGAGGTGTCGGTGATGATGCAGAAACGGGTCATTTCAGAGGCGGTGCCGGCGGTGGTGTTCACGGCCACATAGGGCGGGAAGGGCTTGCTGGATTTGTCCACGCCTTCGTAGTCGTGGATCTTGCCGCCGTTGCTGACCACAAAGCCGACGCCCTTGCCGCAGTCATGCGAGGAACCGCCGCCCAGGGTGATCAGGCTGTCGCAGCCGTTGCTCTTGTAGGCTTCGGTAGCTTCCGCAACGTTGTTGTCCGTGGGGTTGGGCACGGTCTTGTCGTACACGGCATACTGCATGCCGGCGGCGTCAAGGATATCGGTGATCTGCTTCAGGATGCCCACGGCCACGATACCCTGGTCGGTGACGATCAGGGGTTTCTTGCCACCGAGGCTCTTCAGGCGATCGGGGATCTGGGTAGAGCAGTTCTGGCCGACCAGAGTCACGGTGGGGATGAAGAAGGACGTAATCTGGCCCATATGCATGCTCTTGACATCCGTGCTCATTGTGCAACTCCTTGGTTTGGGCATCTGAACGGTCTGGATCCCCGCTCAGGCCCGGTTTGGAAACGTTTGTGGATGTACTGGAATCAACATACGCGACCAGCCCCGTCATGGCAATAAGATTTTATAAAATGGATTCAACTTTTTTTGTCCTCCCCGAACAGGACCGGACAGGCCGGGGCTTCGCGGGGCTTGGAGAGTATGCAGATGCGGGCCATGAGGCGCAGGTATTCCTTGCGCCTGTCGAGGAAGAAGGCCAACGGCTTTGAAAAATTTCGTCCCAGCAGACCGTCCACCAAAAACTGGCTCACCTCCCGTTCCCGCATCAGCACCAGCTGGGCGCTGAGCAACACGGCCCTGTCGGCCTCGGCCATGGAGCGCACCTTGTGGCGGAAGGCCTCCTGGGCACGCGGCTGGTAGAACCAGAAGTACATCAGGTCCAGGGCGCAGATGATGAGGATGCGCTCCAGGCGCTGGGCCTCTTCGCCGCCGCGTCCGCGCAGGCCGCCGGGACGGGCCAGGCAGATCAGGGCGTCCTCGCGGGGGAAGAGCAGCTCCAGCTGCGTATAGCAGTCGAAGATGCGCTTGATGGTGCTTTCATAGTCCCAGCGGCGCATGCGCAGGTTCACCTGGCTGTCGGCGTAGCCTTCGATGATGGCGGCCACGGTGTCCGAGGCCATCTTGGAGATGACGGCCGCACTGGGCACCAGGTACAGATGGGGATCGGCGATGCCCCAGAACAGCAGCAGGTGGAAGAGGATGAAGTCATACAGGGACGAGACCGGGATGGCCAGGGCGCTGCGGAACAGGTTGCCGATGGCCGCCTCGCGGGGGAAGCCCCTGTAGACGTTGTGCGCGAATATATAGAAACCGTTGACGATGTTCAGCACGGTAAAGACCAGCACGGGCTGTTCCGCCACGGTCACGCCGAAGCAGTCCTCCAGAAGCCAGACACGGATCATCACCTCCAGCAGCAGCACCGAGATGCCCGTATACATGAGCGAGTCGCAGATGCGCTTGACGCTGACGTGCTCCCGCCAGTGGGTCAGGGTGCTGCGCTTGGCCCCGCGGGCGGCCATGACCATCTGGACCACGTTGCGCACGCCGGTGATGCCGAACCAGATGAAGGTGCCGAACCAGGCCAGGAACCACCAGTCCTGCGTATAGATGAAGGAGACGAAGGCCGGGATGAAGCCCAGCAGCACCTTGAGGCAGTTGCTCAGGCTGCTGTTGAGATACCGGCCGCCGGGCCTTGCCTCCTCCCCCTGCGGCGCATCGGTCAGGCCGTTGCCCTGGAAGGGGCTCAGGCCGCCGAGGTTGACCATGTTGCCCTTGTTGCTGACACGGCAGTCCTCACTGGCAGCCCGCCAGACGCGGCGCCGCTCCATGCCCAGATGGCCGCAGCCCGGCAAAAAACGGAAATGGGCCAGCAGGGCCTGCCCGGGCGAGGGGTTCTCCGGCTCGTTGTAGCGGATCTGCTCTTCCACCGGTGAATAGATGGGGATGGCGGACTGCTGGCTGCCCGCCTTCTTCATGGACGCCAGGGCCCGGCGCGGCAGGGTCTCGCGGATGGCCAGGCCCATGCCGTACGAACGCGAGCGGCTGGCCGAATTGCTGCCCAGGCGCGACTTGAGGGGCTCGTGGCGGTACGCGGCCCAGAGCTTGGGGATGTCGCGCAGGATGGCATGGAATTTTTCCAGGCGCTCTTCGTCGCCCACCACCTCCATCTGCCGGATCATCTGGCGCACCATCTGCTTCATGCGCGGGGCAAGCCCCTGGTTGAGCACGCGCTGCAATTCGTTGATGGCCGCGATATTGTTGAGGTGCCCTTCCACCCAGCTCTTCATGTTGAAGAGCTCCAGATGGGTGATGCGCCCCTCGCAGTCCCAGAGCAGCTCCACCACGTCCTCCACGCTCAGGCCCTCGGTGCCCAGGATCAGGCGGTTGCCCGTGGCAAGGCCGCTGAGATAGGCGGAAAGCGCCTGGGCGCTCATGCGCATCAGTTCCGGCAGGCTGTCGCAGGCGCCCGGCCGTTCCGTATTGGGGATGCGCGGGTTGCGGCCCGGGTCCAGCCACAGGGCCTGCACGTCGTCGGGCCCCAGATTGTCCAGGCGCTGCAGTTCCTCCCGGGCCTCGGGGTCATCGGGACGGGCCCGCAGGATCTCGGCCCGGGCCTGAAGGCTGGGCTGGATGTGCTTGTGCAGGTATTCGGCCAGGCGCAGCAGGGAGGCATGGCCGCGCCCCACGAAATCGAGGAACTCCTCCAGCCCCATGGGCGCCACGGACACGCCCCAGAGCTTTTCCAGGCGGGGGCGCTCGTCCTCGTTCCAGACCTCCAGGGTGTGCAGGGCCACCTCGCGCCGCCAGTGCAGCACCTCGCGCCCCTTTTCCAGCATCTCCCGCATCTGCGGGCTGCGCAAAAAGTCCAGGAAGCCCTTGCCCGAACTGAAACCGCGCGGCATCCAGACCAGGTTCACGAAGCGGTCATAGAAGGGCACGCTGAATTCCAGGCCGATGCGCACGGAGATGCCCACGATGCCCGAGGCATGGATGACCTCGGTGGCGGCCTCCAGATCCACGCTGTTGTCATAGACCACCGTGATGGAGCGCAGGCCCTTGATCCAGGCGTCCATGATGAGGTGGGTGGGCGTTTTGCGGCCCTTGGTGTTCACGTCATAGACATGGTCATCGAAGGCCAGCTGGTTCCAGGCCTCGGGCATCTCGGGCAGATGGTAGCGCGCCAGCATGCGGCGCACCACGCGCGGCGTGCCCAGGGCGGTGCTGCGGAAGTCGTGGGCCAGCATGAGCTGGCGGGTCTCGTCGCCGTGGGCGCGCACCATGTCCTTCATGATCTGCATGAGCGCACGGGCGGTATTGCGGCGCAGGGCCGAATGGGCGCTGGTCAGCACCTCGTCGTACAGGGTCTGCAGGGCCAGCAGACGGTCACGCGAACCGCCGACCTCCAGATTGCGCAGCAGGTTGATGACGGCATAGGCCATGCGGGAGGCCGGAGAGGTGACCAGCTCCTTGATGCCGTGGGGATGCAGCTCGGGGTTGAAGAGATTGTCCCGCGAGGGCACGTTGGGCGCCTCAAGGATGCGGTTGACCAGGACGAGTATGTCCCTGTCCTGCCTGTCAAAAAAAATACGGTCAGTGAGTCTTGCCACAGCGTCTTCCTTTTTTCCCTGCCTGCTGCCCGATGCGGGAAAAGCAGGATAACGGAACTATGCCAATAAAAATGAAAAACCGCCACCGCCTGCCTTGTGGCAGCCGGTGGCGGCGGTTTCGCTGAAGAACGGCCCTGGCCGCTGCCTGTCAGATGAATTCGTCCATGCGGCCCGACTTGACCTTCTGCAACAGGCGTTCTGCCGCGCCCCGCTCCACCTCGCTCATCTGCGGGAGCTTGCGGGCGATGAGGCGTTCGCCCACTGCGCGGGTGTAGGGCGTGGCATAATTGATGAGGAACTCCTCGAAGGAGGCGATGGAGTTGGGGCCGCACTGGCTGCGCATGCCGCACTCGTGCACCATGCCCATGAAGTCCGCGCCGCTGCGGCCCAGACGGGGACAGGCGGTACAGAACGAGGGCAGGTGCTCGGCTTCTTCCATGAGGAAGCGCACCACCTCGTCCAGGTGGGTGTCTTCGCCCAGCGGGAAGGGGATGCCTTCGGGCCCGGGCTTTTCGCTCCAGGTCTCGTAGGCGCTGCCCACGCTGCCCGTGAACACCTGGGAGACACCCCGGCTGCAGGCATCGCGCCACAGGCCGGAGGGTTCGCGCGTGGTGACCACGATGCCCGCAGGCGGAACGGCCAGGCGCATGATGGCCACACAGCGCAGGAACTCGTCGTCCGAAAGCGGATGCGGGGGCACGAACAGGCTGCCCGGCGCGGGACGCAGACGGAACATGCTGATGGTGTGGCCGCCGGCGCCGAACAGGCGGTTGAGATGGGCCACATGCAGCATCAGGGCCAGCACATCGAACTGCCAGGGGGAAAGCCCCAGCAGCAGGCCGAGGCCCACGTCGCGCACACCGGCGCCCAGGGCCACTTCAGGGGCGTTGAGGCGCTTTTCGTAATGGCTCTTGGGCCCGGCCACATGGGCGGCCTTGTAGTAATCGGGATGGTAGGTATCCTGATAGATCAGGACGTTGCCCACATCGGCATCCAGCAGCACGCTGTACTGGTCGGCGCTCAGGGGCCCCACGTTGACGTTGACGCGGCGGACCTCGCCGTGGCCGTCGAACACGGTGTACAGGATGCTGATGGCTTCGGCCAGGTACTCCACATCGGCATTGGGCAGCTGGCCGGAGACCAGCACGATGCGCTTGTGCCCCTGGCGGATCAGCTTGCCGGCGGCCTCGCGCATCTCGGGCGAGGTCATGTACTTGCGCTGGATGAGCGTATTGCTCTTGCGGTTGGCGCAGTAAAGGCATTCACTGCCGCAATGGTTGGAGATGTGCAGCGGAGCGGTCAGCACGATACGGTCACCATAGACCTTCTGTTTGACCGCATCCGCCGTTTTCATCATCAGGGCAACGTCTTCAGGATCCGTCACCCGCATGAGAGCGGTCGCCTCCTGGATGGTCAGTGACTTCAGAGCCAGAGATTTGTCCAGAATATCCCGGAGCTCCGCCTTGTCCGGTGCAGCCGTACGACTGAGCGCGTTTTCGATGAACCGGGTGTCAAGCCATGCAGGCAGCTCGTATGCAGACATAACGTATCCTTCCAAGCAATGTCCCAAGGAGTTGCATCCCGCCCCTGCGCAACCCATACGCAGGGACGAAACACGCGTACACGTTTCCTGACCAGGACACTTAGCACAAGTTTCACAGCTTGCCTAGTTCTTTTTTTCACAGAAAAATGCCGCAACGCATGACAAAACGGCAAAAAATGATATGACATTTTTCATGTCAATTTTTTTAGCATTAAAAAACAATAGGTTAAAAAATATGAAATTTTTAGTATATAAATTGTTCAGCTGCTCAACATTTCTCCCGCAGCCCTGCCGGAGCCTTGTGGCCCCTCCGTCCTCCTGCTAGTATGCCGCCGGGAGTCTGCCATGAAAAAATGCATTGATATCACCTGCCTGCTGCTGGCGTCCATCCTGTTGTCCGTCGTGTGCCTGTCCGCCGCCCCGGCCGCGCCGTCCGGCGGGGCTTCCGGCCTGCGTGTGGCCCTGCTGCTGGAGGACGCAGCCCCCGACCAGGGCTGGAACGACCTTCTGCGCCAGGGCCTGGAACAGGCCCGGAAGGAGCTCGGGGTCCGTACCGCCGTGGTGGTGGCCCCGCCCCGGGGCGGCAACGGCCTTTCCCAGGAGGCCATCTTCCAGGCTGCCGCCCGGCAGGCCGACCTGGTCCTGCTCTCCGGGGCCCGGCTGCACGAGATCCTGCGCGACAATGCCGCCAACTTCCGGCAGACGAAGTTCGGCTGCATCGATACGGGCATACGCGCCGCCAACATCATGAGCGTGACCTTTGCCGACGAGCAGGCCGCCTTCCTGGCCGGTGCCCTGCTCTCCCAGCTGCACCGGCACGGCCTGCTGCCCGCCTCCGGGGCACGCGGCAGCGGCGATGAGCTGACCCTCGGCTGGCTGGCCGGAGAAGACGACCCGCAGCTGAAGTCCATGCTCAACGGTTTCGTGGAGGGGGTCCGGCTGGAAAGCCCCGGCGCGCGCGTCATCAACGGCGTGGCGGGCAGCTACAGCTCCCCTGAGGCCGGCCGGGCCAAGGCGGAAGAACTGCTGGGGCTGGACATCAATGCCCTGGCCGTGCTGGCCGGGCGTTCGGGACTGGGCGCCGTGGAAGCGGCCGTGGCCGCAGGCAGGCCCGTGGTGGGCGCGGACAGGGACCAGCAGGCCCTGGCCCCCGGGCTGATGCTGACCAGCATCGTCAAGCGGGCCGACCGCGCCGTGTTCGAGATCGTCAAAGCCACGGCCCAGGGCGCTTTTGCCGGGAACGAGATCATCACCTATGACCTGGCCAACGGCGGCGTGGACATCGTCCCGCCGCAGGTCTGGGCCCGTCATGCCGGGGTGCGCCTGCCCGCCGCCATCGAGCGCCGTCTTGCCGAACTGCGCCTGGAGCTGACGCGCGGCGGCATCCGCCTGCCCTCCCTGCGCGACAGGACGCTCTGCAACTGCCGCTAGCGGGATGCCGTCATCCGGCCCGAAAGCCGCCGGGCCGGCCGGAAAGGCCACCGCCGGACCGGCATGCCCTGGCCGTGCCCTCCTGTGCCCGCCACAACGGCACACGGATCAGAAACGCAGCGTGAAGCGGGGGACATCCCCCCGGACCTCCACCTTGACGAAGTCCGCCTGCCGGCCATGCGCCGGACGGGCATCCCCTTCCAGCTCGAAGACGTCCCGTACCACCCAGAAGAGGTGCTTCTCGCCCGGCAGCTCCACGGAGGCGCCGCCGTCCATCTCCACATGCAGGTAGAACACGGGCTCCCAGGTCTCCAGGCTCACGGTCCGCCTGCTGTGGGGGCCGAAGTTCACCCAGCCCCTGGTGACCCACACCCCGTCCGCACGCAGATAGCGCAGGGCCAGGCTCCCGCCCAGGGCCTGGCTGTTGTCGATATGGATCTCCAGGGCCGCGGCCGGAAGGGCCCAGCCCAGCAGGAACAGCATCACCAGGCTGATCCGCAGCATCTTTCCCATGACATGCCTCCTTGTGCGTTCCCCACATCATCGTCCCTGCAGGGCCCTGCGCCTCGTGCCGCCCTGCCCTGCAGGCCGGATCCCCTGCCGCCGGACAGGGATGCCGCCCTCCCGGTCCCCCGTTGACGTGCCCCGTCCTGTCCGCGGGCAGGGAGCCGCACCAGGGTCCGCCTGTCCGGGAAGGCCGCCGCAGCGGGACGGACCGGGCAGAGCCCTCAGGCGGGGCGGCACGCAGCGTCGCCGGATGCCGCCGGGCCGGGGAGCCGTCGCTGCCCGGCAAGGGCCGCATGGACCTGCTCCGCATTGTAGCTGCTGCGCACCAGCGGCGCGGAGAACACGAAGGGGATGC
This is a stretch of genomic DNA from Desulfovibrio piger. It encodes these proteins:
- the hydG gene encoding [FeFe] hydrogenase H-cluster radical SAM maturase HydG; the protein is MSAYELPAWLDTRFIENALSRTAAPDKAELRDILDKSLALKSLTIQEATALMRVTDPEDVALMMKTADAVKQKVYGDRIVLTAPLHISNHCGSECLYCANRKSNTLIQRKYMTSPEMREAAGKLIRQGHKRIVLVSGQLPNADVEYLAEAISILYTVFDGHGEVRRVNVNVGPLSADQYSVLLDADVGNVLIYQDTYHPDYYKAAHVAGPKSHYEKRLNAPEVALGAGVRDVGLGLLLGLSPWQFDVLALMLHVAHLNRLFGAGGHTISMFRLRPAPGSLFVPPHPLSDDEFLRCVAIMRLAVPPAGIVVTTREPSGLWRDACSRGVSQVFTGSVGSAYETWSEKPGPEGIPFPLGEDTHLDEVVRFLMEEAEHLPSFCTACPRLGRSGADFMGMVHECGMRSQCGPNSIASFEEFLINYATPYTRAVGERLIARKLPQMSEVERGAAERLLQKVKSGRMDEFI
- the pdxS gene encoding pyridoxal 5'-phosphate synthase lyase subunit PdxS, with product MEQGTIRLKTGLAEMLKGGVIMDVTTPEQAKIAEEAGACAVMALERVPADIRAAGGIARMADPTIVKRIMEVVSIPVMAKARIGHFVEARILEALGVDYIDESEVLTPADDRYHIDKRDFTVPFVCGCRNLGEALRRIAEGAAMIRTKGEPGTGNVVEAVRHCRQVMDEIRVLCSLPEAEVPNFAKENGAPLEVCLAVRKEGRLPVVNFAAGGIATPADAAMMMHLGCDGVFVGSGIFKSGDPAKRARAIVQAVTNYKDYALLAEISRDLGEAMVGIDISTIPPAERMQERGW
- a CDS encoding iron-containing alcohol dehydrogenase; amino-acid sequence: MSTDVKSMHMGQITSFFIPTVTLVGQNCSTQIPDRLKSLGGKKPLIVTDQGIVAVGILKQITDILDAAGMQYAVYDKTVPNPTDNNVAEATEAYKSNGCDSLITLGGGSSHDCGKGVGFVVSNGGKIHDYEGVDKSSKPFPPYVAVNTTAGTASEMTRFCIITDTSRKVKMAIVDWRCTPSVAIDDPVLMMGMPPSLTAATGMDALTHAVEAYVSTAATPMTDACAEKAMEYINRYLRRAVANGKDMEAREGMCYAQYLAGMAFNNASLGHVHAMAHQLGGFYDLPHGECNAILLPHVCEYNLISSRRRFGRIAKLLGERVDGLSPTDASQAAIKAIRILSKDVGIPEGLIALGKKYGKEVKEEDIPTMTANAQKDACGLTNPRIMSDAAVAAIYKAAL
- the pdxT gene encoding pyridoxal 5'-phosphate synthase glutaminase subunit PdxT, whose amino-acid sequence is MARIGVLALQGAFREHAAALRRLGADVREVRQLKDMEGLEGMVIPGGESTTIGKLLVEWDMLEPLRRRILDGMPVYGSCAGLILLCKEIEGSGQPRLGVLDATVRRNAFGRQVDSFETDLHIDGLAGGPLRAVFIRAPLISRVGEDVQVLARLDADRGERIVAVRQGHVLATSFHPELTPDLRLHRYFLDMLA
- a CDS encoding P1 family peptidase, producing MTNTTLTAIDGLLAGHATDERNHTGCTAILCPQGFTPGIAVPGFAPGCRETELMRPEAQVDTVHGLLLAGGSAFGLAAADGVMRFLREQGHGFAMPHGVIPIVPGAVIYDLDMNARPGVLPDAAMGYAAARAASAAPLAEGAVGAACGARCGRLFCLCRDAAGRPLDLSDKSGLGSLCLERQGIRVAALVVLNALGNVYDAQGRFLAGGRYADGTPVPHDRALDALAGDVPTGNTVLTVVATNVPLDKTRCSRLARMAATGLARHIVPAHMLFDGDIVFALASKQPLPDGHGPWNELLLGALAADAVAGAVCRAARPAMFA
- a CDS encoding BMP family lipoprotein, coding for MKKCIDITCLLLASILLSVVCLSAAPAAPSGGASGLRVALLLEDAAPDQGWNDLLRQGLEQARKELGVRTAVVVAPPRGGNGLSQEAIFQAAARQADLVLLSGARLHEILRDNAANFRQTKFGCIDTGIRAANIMSVTFADEQAAFLAGALLSQLHRHGLLPASGARGSGDELTLGWLAGEDDPQLKSMLNGFVEGVRLESPGARVINGVAGSYSSPEAGRAKAEELLGLDINALAVLAGRSGLGAVEAAVAAGRPVVGADRDQQALAPGLMLTSIVKRADRAVFEIVKATAQGAFAGNEIITYDLANGGVDIVPPQVWARHAGVRLPAAIERRLAELRLELTRGGIRLPSLRDRTLCNCR